Proteins found in one Coffea eugenioides isolate CCC68of chromosome 5, Ceug_1.0, whole genome shotgun sequence genomic segment:
- the LOC113772109 gene encoding beta-glucosidase 18-like, protein MKITASITYYYFFCFLLVILLISAKAFAEEGNGNAEQPAEVKKSDFPDGFLFGVSTSSYQIEGAILDDDKSLSNWDVFVRKRGSVNNGDTADIAADHYHRYLEDIEIIHSLGVDAYRFSISWARILPRGKLGDVNPAGIMFYNKIIDNLLIRGIKPFVTIHHYDFPQELLDRYGGWLSPFMQDDYAHFAETCFKYFGDRVRYWITMNEANLLSELAYEKGIYPPGRCSPPFGNCSAGNSDIEPLIAMHNMLLAHSKAVKLYREQFQHKQGGMMGVAVSAMMYEPLSDDELDKEAANRALAFSLAWGLDPLVYGDYPPEMRRYHGKELPTFTSEEKQLLSNSTDFIGLNHYATVYAKDCIYSNCMCSNSTCLPGENRAIKGFVSTITERDGVPIGEPTGMFQTFIVPRGIKEIVDYAKKRYPDKPVFIVENGYCPPWEHGEVDDLRHDTKRVEYHKAYIASLAQAIRDGADVRGYFIWTLMDAFEWSSGYDLKFGLYSLDRVTLNRIPRLSAKWYRDFLRKTSLKDLESRSAIPAINQDGLVPNVKDGSAEMA, encoded by the exons ATGAAAATAACTGCTAGTATTACCTATTACTACTTTTTCTGCTTTTTGTTGGTCATATTGCTGATTTCTGCAAAAGCCTTTGCTGAAGAAGGCAATGGAAATGCAGAACAACCAGCAGAAGTCAAAAAATCAGATTTCCCAGATGGGTTTCTCTTTGGTGTTTCCACTTCTTCATACCAG ATTGAGGGTGCAATTCTTGATGATGATAAGAGTCTTAGTAACTGGGATGTTTTTGTCCGCAAACGAG GTAGTGTAAATAATGGCGACACTGCAGATATAGCTGCTGACCATTACCATCGTTATTTG GAGGACATCGAGATAATCCATTCTCTTGGTGTGGATGCTTACCGGTTCTCCATTTCTTGGGCCAGAATTTTGCCTA GAGGGAAGTTAGGTGATGTTAACCCTGCTGGAATCATGTTTTACAACAAAATCATTGATAATCTATTAATCAGAG GAATTAAGCCGTTCGTGACAATTCACCATTACGATTTTCCCCAAGAACTTTTGGACAGATACGGGGGCTGGCTAAGTCCTTTTATGCA GGATGATTATGCCCATTTTGCTGAAACATGTTTCAAGTACTTTGGTGATCGCGTGAGGTATTGGATCACAATGAATGAAGCAAATTTGCTTTCTGAATTAGCCTATGAAAAGGGAATATACCCTCCAGGTCGTTGCTCACCTCCTTTTGGCAATTGTTCTGCTGGAAATTCAGATATTGAGCCACTCATTGCAATGCACAATATGTTACTGGCACATTCCAAGGCTGTTAAACTCTACCGTGAGCAGTTTCAG CACAAACAAGGTGGCATGATGGGAGTTGCAGTGAGTGCAATGATGTATGAACCATTGAGTGATGATGAGCTTGACAAGGAAGCTGCAAATAGGGCATTGGCTTTTTCTTTGGCTTG GGGTTTGGATCCTCTGGTATATGGTGATTATCCTCCAGAAATGCGTCGCTACCACGGGAAAGAATTACCGACATTCACTTCAGAGGAAAAACAACTCTTAAGCAATAGTACGGACTTCATAGGGCTTAACCACTATGCAACTGTATATGCCAAGGACTGCATCTATTCTAATTGTATGTGCTCTAATAGTACCTGTTTACCGGGTGAAAACCGTGCAATCAAAGGCTTTGTGTCTACTATTACAGAACGAGATGGTGTTCCGATTGGGGAACCG ACAGGGatgtttcaaacttttattgttCCAAGAGGCATTAAAGAGATTGTGGACTATGCTAAGAAGCGATACCCTGACAAGCCTGTTTTCATCGTGGAGAATG GTTATTGTCCACCGTGGGAACATGGTGAAGTTGATGACTTGCGGCATGATACCAAGCGAGTTGAATATCATAAAGCATATATTGCATCTTTGGCTCAAGCTATAAG GGATGGAGCTGACGTACGGGGCTATTTCATTTGGACCTTGATGGATGCCTTTGAGTGGTCCAGTGGTTATGATCTCAAATTTGGACTTTATTCTTTAGACCGCGTAACCTTGAATCGCATTCCAAGACTGTCTGCCAAGTGGTACAGAGATTTCCTGAGGAAGACTAGCCTTAAAGATCTGGAGTCAAGAAGTGCAATTCCTGCTATTAATCAAGATGGTCTGGTACCCAATGTAAAGGATGGTAGTGCAGAAATGGCTTGA